Genomic window (Gelria sp. Kuro-4):
CTCTGCTGCCGCTCCCGCACCACCAAGCCACTCTTCTCCAGACGTTGGGCTGCTGTTGTCGCCGAACTGTTGGTAATACCCAGGCCCTGCGCCAGTTCACTGATGTTCATGGGCCCACGGCGCGCGAGCCGCTTCAAAAGCCAGTACTGCTCCGGGGTGATCTCTCCTTTGCGCACGGGGTGCGAGATAAGGCGCCACTCCCGCCAGAACTGCCACAAGGCGTCGATCAGGAAAGCGGTCGTTTGGTCTGGCTCCCGGCTTGCCGGCAAGTTCGTTGGCCTCCCTATAGTCGATTGCTGCTTTCATTCTATCGCTTTTATGTTGAATGTCAATATATTTGGCCGGGAAACCAACTTCCGCTGAGCTGAACATCAACAGTTCTTCTGTAAGCAGGCGTTTTCTTCAGGGACTTTGGTATGCCCCGTGAGCGCCGACCTGTCTTGAGCCAACAGAAAAAGGCGGGCCACTGCCCGCCCTCGCTGTTCTGCCTGCTACTTTTTTAAGGCTACCAAATACACTTCCTGGCCGGACCGGCCCGCGTTCAGCTTCGCTTCGGCCTGCCTAAGGGTCTCGAGCTGCTCCGGTGTCAGATCGGCCGCCTGCAGCCGCCCCAGGTTGGTGCTTGCCACGCGCTTCACCTCCTGGAGTTAAAGTAACCGGAGCCAGTTAGGTTCATGCAGCCAGGAGCAGACCGGGACATCGATAACTGAGAGACCCCGGTACCGGCTGCACCGGGGTCGCACTTCTCAGCCCAGAATTGCCTGGATGTCCGCTTCCGGGGTGGTGATGGGCTGGATGTTGTAGTTTTCCTGCAACACCTTGAGGACGTTGGGGGTGAGGAACGCCGGGAGGCTGGGGCCGAGGCGGATGTTCTTTATGCCCAGGTGAAGCAGGGTAAGGAGAATGGCCACCGCCTTCTGCTCGAACCAGGAGAGGACCAGGCTGAGCGGTAGGTCGTTTACGCCGCAGTCAAAGGCCTTCGCAAGCGCCACGGCCACCTGGACGGCGGAGTAAGCGTTGTTGCACTGGCCCATGTCGAGGAGGCGCGGGATGCCGTCGATGTCGCCCAGGTCGAGGTAGTTGAAGCGG
Coding sequences:
- a CDS encoding MarR family winged helix-turn-helix transcriptional regulator, whose translation is MPASREPDQTTAFLIDALWQFWREWRLISHPVRKGEITPEQYWLLKRLARRGPMNISELAQGLGITNSSATTAAQRLEKSGLVVRERQQSDERIVLVRLTDTGREVLQRWAQRQRQALAELLAPLSPEERASLLHLLQKLLPRT